Proteins co-encoded in one Thermoanaerobaculia bacterium genomic window:
- a CDS encoding oligosaccharide flippase family protein, translating into MRSSGAATLAQFVRVAAILLTHLALRRLIPPADWGLRDWTEALFLLLATVRDLGMPSHVVRLRPIPLGNLLRVQLGWGGALGLAILAGAPFLATTFRTPRPDVALVLQAMVVYLLLEGLASVPLTHFEAGLRIGRSVVPELARTLSYCTGALAFALAGWGVWSFVLAMIGSQALYAALLWWRARPTMELRYERGGTLTMLASSIPLGSIWLLAFAVTYADALILGSRFPDAVVGGYMFAYVWAFFASRVLQQPIGRALYPALVQFGDQPAQQFLAYRLATKVLLAIEVPAALFLFLNADLVVQILGGVRYADQADLLRLLAFAPLIDPLGRFGGELLVARNRDRDRILSLVLHLTALVAGGLYLAHRFGPVGMAWANFLALGAPVLIWSLARIDRPGLGRLLVDLVEVYGAPLPLFALAWWASGDEAWLRFALSALAALASLAWFWWRFGGRFLEFFRAPRVADATPGTQPVE; encoded by the coding sequence ACTGGGGCCTGCGCGACTGGACGGAGGCGCTCTTCCTCCTCCTCGCCACGGTGCGCGACCTCGGCATGCCGAGCCATGTCGTGCGGCTGCGCCCGATCCCGCTCGGCAACCTCCTGCGGGTGCAGCTCGGCTGGGGAGGCGCCCTGGGCCTCGCGATCCTCGCCGGCGCCCCTTTCCTCGCCACGACCTTCCGCACGCCGCGGCCCGACGTCGCCCTCGTCCTCCAGGCGATGGTCGTCTACCTGCTGCTCGAGGGCCTCGCGAGTGTGCCGCTCACCCACTTCGAGGCCGGCCTGCGGATCGGGCGCTCGGTCGTCCCCGAGCTCGCCCGCACGCTCTCCTACTGCACCGGGGCGCTCGCTTTCGCGCTCGCCGGATGGGGCGTCTGGTCGTTCGTCCTCGCCATGATCGGTTCGCAGGCGCTCTACGCCGCGCTCCTCTGGTGGCGCGCGCGGCCGACAATGGAGCTGCGCTACGAGCGCGGCGGGACACTCACCATGCTCGCCTCCAGCATCCCCCTCGGGAGCATCTGGCTGCTCGCTTTCGCGGTCACCTACGCCGACGCGCTCATCCTCGGCAGCCGTTTTCCGGACGCGGTGGTCGGCGGCTACATGTTCGCCTACGTCTGGGCGTTCTTCGCCTCGCGCGTCCTGCAGCAGCCGATCGGCCGGGCGCTCTATCCGGCTCTGGTGCAGTTCGGCGACCAGCCGGCACAACAGTTCCTCGCCTACCGTCTGGCCACCAAGGTGCTGCTCGCAATCGAGGTTCCGGCTGCGCTCTTCCTTTTCCTGAACGCCGATCTCGTCGTGCAGATTCTCGGCGGCGTGCGCTATGCCGACCAGGCGGACCTCCTGCGCCTGCTCGCCTTCGCCCCGCTCATCGATCCGCTCGGCCGTTTCGGCGGCGAGCTTCTGGTCGCCCGCAATCGCGATCGCGACCGGATCCTCTCGCTCGTCCTTCATCTCACGGCACTGGTCGCCGGCGGCCTCTACCTCGCCCACCGCTTCGGCCCGGTCGGCATGGCCTGGGCCAACTTCCTGGCGCTCGGCGCCCCGGTCCTGATCTGGTCGCTGGCACGGATCGACCGCCCCGGCCTGGGCCGGCTGCTAGTCGACCTGGTCGAGGTCTACGGCGCTCCGCTGCCGCTCTTCGCCCTCGCCTGGTGGGCCTCTGGCGACGAGGCCTGGCTCCGTTTTGCCCTCTCCGCCCTGGCCGCGCTCGCCAGCCTCGCCTGGTTCTGGTGGCGCTTCGGCGGCCGTTTCCTCGAGTTTTTCCGTGCGCCGCGCGTTGCCGACGCCACCCCCGGGACTCAGCCGGTAGAATAG
- the rfbG gene encoding CDP-glucose 4,6-dehydratase, producing the protein MSDFNWKGKRVLITGHTGFKGSWLSLWLQALGAETYGYALAPSTEPSLFELANVGSGMESILADIGSLDRMQAVFDRVRPEVVLHLAAQAIVQVGYQEPVETFSTNVMGTVHVLECVRRTASVRSVVVATSDKCYRNEEWHWSYRENSELGGRDPYAASKSCAELIVHSYRASYFNPEESGKPTALVASVRAGNVIGGGDWAPYRLIPDIVATLREDRPLVLRHPTAIRPWQHVLEPLRGYLQVAENLYNGDLPSAGPWNFGPVDEDCLPVAWLAQELSRKWGREAQWQSDRIPHPHEDTFLKLDCSKARALLGWAPVLRLDDGLQWIADWYQALDRGENMRAVTIAQIESYRALAAERSERALNAAV; encoded by the coding sequence ATGAGCGATTTCAACTGGAAAGGCAAGCGAGTCCTGATCACCGGCCACACCGGGTTCAAGGGCAGCTGGCTCTCCCTCTGGCTCCAGGCCCTGGGCGCCGAGACCTACGGCTACGCGCTCGCCCCGTCTACCGAGCCGAGCCTCTTCGAGCTCGCCAACGTGGGGTCCGGAATGGAGTCGATCCTCGCCGACATCGGCTCCCTCGACCGGATGCAGGCGGTCTTCGATCGCGTGCGGCCGGAGGTCGTCCTGCACCTGGCCGCGCAGGCGATCGTCCAGGTCGGCTACCAGGAGCCGGTCGAGACGTTCTCGACCAACGTGATGGGAACGGTCCACGTGCTCGAGTGCGTGCGCCGCACCGCGAGCGTGCGATCCGTGGTCGTCGCAACGAGTGACAAGTGCTATCGCAACGAGGAGTGGCACTGGTCCTACCGCGAGAACTCCGAGCTCGGCGGCCGCGACCCCTACGCCGCGAGCAAGAGCTGCGCGGAGCTCATCGTGCACTCCTATCGCGCGTCGTACTTCAACCCGGAGGAGAGCGGCAAGCCGACCGCCCTCGTGGCCTCCGTGCGCGCCGGCAACGTCATCGGCGGCGGCGACTGGGCACCCTATCGCCTGATCCCCGACATCGTTGCGACACTGCGGGAGGACCGGCCGCTCGTCCTGCGCCATCCGACGGCGATCCGCCCGTGGCAGCACGTCCTCGAGCCGCTGCGCGGCTATCTCCAGGTCGCCGAGAACCTCTACAACGGCGACCTCCCTTCAGCAGGTCCCTGGAACTTCGGCCCGGTCGACGAGGACTGCCTGCCGGTCGCCTGGCTGGCGCAAGAGCTCTCCCGCAAGTGGGGTCGCGAAGCGCAGTGGCAGTCCGATCGCATCCCCCACCCGCACGAGGACACTTTCCTCAAGCTCGACTGCAGCAAGGCCCGGGCGCTGCTCGGCTGGGCACCGGTCCTGCGGCTCGATGACGGCCTGCAGTGGATCGCCGACTGGTACCAGGCGCTGGATCGCGGCGAGAACATGCGAGCGGTGACGATCGCCCAGATCGAGAGCTATCGCGCGCTCGCCGCCGAACGCTCCGAGCGCGCCCTCAACGCCGCCGTCTAA